From Oncorhynchus clarkii lewisi isolate Uvic-CL-2024 chromosome 26, UVic_Ocla_1.0, whole genome shotgun sequence, the proteins below share one genomic window:
- the LOC139384353 gene encoding matrix metalloproteinase-15-like, with protein MASSWENWVWLLWRRTLLVLWVTCLGTHGGEDEAFNAESWLRMYGYLPQASRQMSTMRSAHTLSNAVSDMQRFYGLQVTGAMDHGTVTAMRRPRCGVPDKFGGQIKTNVRRKRYALTGHKWNKSHLTYSIQNYTPKIGEYNSYEAIRRAFKVWQKVTPLTFDEIPYQEIKYGRRKEPDIMIFFASGFHGDSSPFDGEGGFLAHAYFPGPGMGGDTHFDSDEPWTIGNGNLQGNDLFLVAVHELGHALGLEHSNNPMAIMAPFYQWMETEDFQLPEDDLRGIQQIYGQPDGTPTQALPTVTPRRPAQPDPKPPNSPPNSPPKSPPNSPPNSPPKSPPNSPPNSPPKSPPNSPPNSPPKSPPNSPPNTPPRSPPNSPPNAPPRKPDNPHTTDRPDHYGPNICEGNFDAVTMLRGEMFVFKGRWFWRVRRNRVLDNYPMPIGHFWRGLPGDIDAAYERHDGKFVFFKGNKYWLFREANLEPGYPQELTDYGRDIPYDKIETAIWWEPSGFTYFFKGDWYWRFNEQSRAVDKDYPKPISVWGSAVPSSPKGAFLSDDGAYTYFYKGSKYWKFDNHRMKSEPGYPKSILRDFMGCSVDLDPDRDGDTDAGRKVPDVDRPPFNPDAGRDKDKEKDKDRDRTNDVDYKDEREEETNEVDVVLKIDESETRTMNIIMVTVPLVLVLCILGLIYAIINTLKRKGAPKLLVHCKRSMQDWV; from the exons ATGGCATCTTCATGGGAAAACTGGGTTTGGCTACTCTGGAGAAGGACTCTCCTCGTGCTTTGGGTCACCTGTCTCGGGACACACGGAGGAGAGGATGAAGCTTTTAATGCAGAG tcatggCTGCGGATGTATGGCTACCTACCTCAGGCCAGCAGACAGATGTCCACCATGCGGTCAGCTCACACCCTTTCCAATGCCGTCAGCGACATGCAGCGTTTCTACGGCCTGCAGGTCACCGGCGCGATGGACCACGGCACGGTGAC AGCCATGCGGAGGCCGCGCTGTGGAGTCCCAGACAAGTTTGGGGGTCAGATCAAGACCAACGTTCGGCGGAAACGTTATGCACTCACTGGCCACAAATGGAACAAGAGCCACCTCACCTACAG TATACAGAACTACACACCAAAGATCGGGGAGTACAACTCGTATGAGGCCATCCGTAGGGCCTTCAAGGTGTGGCAGAAGGTGACCCCGCTGACCTTCGATGAGATCCCCTACCAGGAGATCAAATATGGCCGCAGGAAGGAGCCTGACATCATGATCTTCTTTGCCTCGGGTTTCCATGGAGACAGCTCACCCTTCGATGGCGAGGGCGGGTTCCTGGCCCACGCCTACTTCCCTGGTCCTGGTATGGGTGGTGATACTCACTTTGACTCTGATGAGCCGTGGACCATCGGCAATGGGAACTTACAAG gtaATGATTTGTTCCTTGTTGCTGTACATGAGCTGGGCCATGCCCTGGGCCTGGAACACTCCAACAACCCAATGGCCATCATGGCTCCTTTCTACCAGTGGATGGAAACGGAAGACTTTCAACTGCCCGAGGATGACCTCAGAGGAATACAACAGATCTATG GTCAGCCAGACGGTACACCCACCCAGGCTCTTCCCACGGTCACTCCTCGCCGGCCAGCCCAGCCAGACCCCAAACCCCCCAACTCTCCACCCAACTCTCCCCCCAAGTCACCCCCCAACTCTCCACCCAACTCTCCCCCCAAGTCACCCCCCAACTCTCCACCCAACTCTCCCCCCAAGTCACCCCCCAACTCTCCACCCAACTCTCCCCCCAAGTCACCACCCAACTCTCCTCCCAACACTCCGCCCAGATCTCCCCCTAACTCTCCCCCCAACGCCCCACCCCGAAAGCCAGACAATCCCCACACGACTGACCGCCCGGACCACTACGGCCCAAACATCTGTGAAGGAAACTTCGACGCGGTCACCATGCTCAGGGGAGAGATGTTTGTGTTCAAG GGTCGCTGGTTCTGGAGGGTGCGGAGGAACAGGGTGCTGGACAACTACCCAATGCCCATTGGTCACTTCTGGAGGGGACTGCCTGGGGACATCGATGCAGCCTACGAGAGACACGATGGGAAATTTGTCTTCTTTAAAG GGAATAAGTACTGGCTGTTCAGGGAGGCAAACCTGGAGCCTGGTTACCCCCAGGAGCTGACAGACTACGGCAGGGACATCCCCTATGACAAGATAGAGACAGCCATCTGGTGGGAACCATCAGGCTTCACATACTTCTTCAAAGGAGACTG GTACTGGCGCTTTAATGAACAGTCCCGTGCAGTTGACAAGGACTACCCCAAGCCAATCAGTGTGTGGGGCTCTGCGGTCCCGTCCTCTCCCAAGGGGGCTTTCCTCAGCgatgatggag CTTATACATATTTCTACAAGGGATCCAAATACTGGAAGTTTGACAACCACCGGATGAAGAGTGAGCCAGGCTACCCTAAATCCATCCTGAGGGACTTCATGGGCTGCAGTGTGGACCTGGACCCAGACAGAGACGGGGACACCGACGCAGGCCGCAAGGTCCCCGACGTGGATCGCCCGCCCTTCAACCCTGACGCAGGCCGGGACAAAGACAAGGAGAAGGACAAGGATCGAGACCGCACCAACGATGTAGACTATAAGgacgagagagaagaggagaccaaCGAGGTGGACGTGGTGCTGAAGATCGACGAGAGCGAGACGCGCACTATGAACATCATCATGGTGACAGTACCCCTGGTCCTGGTGCTGTGCATCCTGGGACTGATCTACGCCATCATCAACACACTGAAGAGGAAAGGAGCTCCCAAACTGCTGGTCCACTGCAAACGCTCCATGCAGGACTGGGTGTGA
- the LOC139385258 gene encoding cell surface glycoprotein 1-like: protein MGKPLDFPPNPSPTSNPSPTSNPSPTSNPSPTSNPSPTSNPRPSFNPTPPPTPAPPPTQDPASIQVPAPTPAPPPTLAPPPTPAPAAPPTQAPTPGPAPTQPQPQPHLQPNPQVQPQPQPHLQPKSQLQPQVQLQPNPQLQPQVQLQPSPNPSPTSNPIPRSNPSPSPTSNPNPSSNPRSSSNPTPAPTPGPAPTQPQLQPQVQLQPTPSSNPRSSSNPTPAPTPGPAPTHPQLQPTPSSNPSTSSNLSSSPNPRTSSNPPQGPVPTQPQFQLIPSSNPSASLNLSSSPNPTPGPTPGPAPTQPQVQLQPNPRSSSNPTPGPTPGPAPTQPQVQPQVQLQPNPRSNPRSSSNPTPGPAPTQPQVQPQVQLQPNPRSNPRSSSNPRSSSNPTPGPAPTQPQVQPQVQLQPQVQLQPNPRSNPRSSSNPTPGPTQVQLQPKLKPQPQVQLQPNPRSNPRSSSNPRSSSNLSSSPNPPPAPTPAQAPTHPQLQPQVQLQPKLKPQPQVQLQPKLKPQPQVQLQPKLKPQPNPRSSSNLSSSPNPTPAQAPTQPQLQPQVQLQPKLKPQPQVQLQPKLKPQPHVQLQPKLKPQPNPSSNPRSSSNLSSSPNPRSSSNLSSSPNPTPGPAPT from the exons ATGGGAAAACCCCTTGACTTcccccccaaccccagccccacctccaaccccagccccaccTCCAATCCCAGCCCCACCTCCAATCCCAGCCCCacctccaaccccagccccaccTCCAACCCAAGGCCCAGCTTCAATCCAA ccccacctccaaccccagccccaccTCCAACCCAAGACCCAGCTTCAATCCAAgtcccagctccaaccccagccccacctccaaccctagccccacctccaaccccagccccagccgCACCTCCAACCCAAG ctccaaccccaggtccagctccaacccagccccaaccccagccccacctCCAACCCAATCCCCAGgtccaaccccagccccagccccacctCCAACCCAAatcccagctccaaccccaggtCCAGCTCCAACCCAatccccagctccaaccccaggtccagctccaacccagccccaaccccagccccacctCCAACCCAATCCCCAGgtccaaccccagccccagccccacctCCAACCCAaaccccagctccaaccccaggtccagctccaacccaaccccagctccaaccccaggtccagctccaacccagccccagctccaaccccaggtCCAGCTCCAACCCAcgcccagctccaaccccaggtccagctccaacccaaccccagctccaaccccaggcCCAGCTCCAACCCACCCCCAGCTCCAACCCACCCCCAGCTCCAACCCTAGCACCAGCTCCAACCTAAGCTCAAGCCCCAACCCCAGGACCAGCTCCAACCCACCCCAAGGTCCAGTTCCAACCCAACCCCAGTTCCAACTCATCCCCAGCTCCAACCCTAGCGCCAGCTTAAACCTAAGCTCAagccccaacccaaccccaggTCCAACCCCAGGTCCAGCTCCAACCCAACCCCAGGTCCAGCTCCAACCCAACCCCAGGTCCAGCTCCAACCCAACCCCAGGTCCAACCCCAGGTCCAGCTCCAACCCAACCCCAGGTCCAACCCCAGGTCCAGCTCCAACCCAACCCCAGGTCCAACCCCAGGTCCAGCTCCAACCCAACCCCAGGTCCAGCTCCAACCCAACCTCAGGTCCAACCCCAGGTCCAGCTCCAACCTAACCCCAGGTCCAACCCCAGGTCCAGCTCCAACCCCAGGTCCAGCTCCAACCCAACCCCAGGTCCAGCTCCAACCCAACCCCAGGTCCAACCCCAG GTCCAGCTCCAACCCCAGGTCCAGCTCCAACCCAACCCCAGGTCCAACCCCAGGTCCAGCTCCAATCCAACCCCAGGTCCAACCCAGGTCCAGCTCCAACCTAAGCTCAAGCCCCAACCCCAGGTCCAGCTCCAACCCAACCCCAGGTCCAACCCCAGGTCCAGCTCCAACCCCAGGTCCAGCTCCAACCTAAGCTCAAGCCCCAACCCacccccagctccaaccccag CTCAAGCCCCAACCCacccccagctccaaccccaggtCCAGCTCCAACCTAAGCTCAAGCCCCAACCCCAGGTCCAGCTCCAACCTAAGCTCAAGCCCCAACCCCAGGTCCAGCTCCAACCTAAGCTCAagccccaacccaaccccaggTCCAGCTCCAACCTAAGCTCAagccccaacccaaccccag CTCAagccccaacccaaccccagctccaaccccaggtCCAGCTCCAACCTAAGCTCAAGCCCCAACCCCAG GTCCAGCTCCAACCTAAGCTCAAGCCCCAACCCCACGTCCAGCTCCAACCTAAGCTCAagccccaacccaaccccagctccaaccccaggtCCAGCTCCAACCTAAGCTCAAGCCCCAACCCCAGGTCCAGCTCCAACCTAAGCTCAagccccaacccaaccccaggTCCAGCTCCAACCTAA